In one window of candidate division KSB1 bacterium DNA:
- a CDS encoding iron-containing alcohol dehydrogenase translates to MTPFDFQPTSRVIFGENAVDQLGALTKELGGRRVLLVTDAGILRAGHVERALHSLKKESLAVFVFSEVEENPTTRHVENGVQFAKANAPVDFLIGLGGGSAMDCAKGINFLLTNGGKMEDYWGVDKASKPMMPSIGIPTTAGTGSEAQSFALISQEQTHIKMACGDKKARFRAVILDPHLAKTAPQKVAAIAGIDAISHAVESYVCTRRNPISQMFAREAWRLLEGSFEVILKEPENIAAQSKMLLGAHLAGAAIENSMLGAAHACANPLTATYGIAHGIAVGLMLPHVVRFNSAIVNEDYAGLLKAAGISDMPQTSGERLIARIVELQTAAGLPQRLRECNVEKHRLPELAKAAASQWTAKFNPRPVAEKELLELYAAVY, encoded by the coding sequence ATGACGCCCTTCGATTTTCAACCCACCAGCCGCGTGATTTTCGGTGAGAATGCCGTTGACCAATTAGGGGCGCTCACAAAAGAATTGGGCGGCCGCCGCGTTTTGTTGGTCACCGATGCGGGCATTCTGCGCGCCGGCCACGTCGAACGCGCGCTGCATTCACTCAAAAAAGAATCGCTTGCCGTCTTTGTGTTTTCTGAAGTCGAAGAGAACCCCACGACGCGGCACGTTGAAAACGGCGTGCAGTTTGCCAAGGCGAATGCGCCGGTTGATTTCCTCATCGGCCTTGGCGGCGGCAGCGCGATGGATTGCGCCAAGGGCATCAATTTTCTGCTCACCAACGGCGGCAAGATGGAAGATTATTGGGGCGTCGACAAAGCGTCGAAGCCGATGATGCCTTCGATAGGAATTCCCACCACCGCCGGCACCGGCAGCGAGGCGCAGTCGTTTGCATTAATCTCGCAAGAGCAAACGCATATCAAAATGGCCTGCGGCGACAAGAAGGCCCGATTTCGCGCCGTCATTCTCGATCCGCATCTCGCTAAAACCGCGCCGCAAAAAGTCGCAGCCATTGCCGGCATCGACGCGATCTCGCACGCCGTGGAAAGTTATGTCTGCACGCGGCGCAATCCGATCTCGCAAATGTTTGCGCGCGAAGCTTGGCGATTATTGGAGGGAAGTTTCGAAGTGATATTAAAAGAGCCGGAGAATATTGCGGCGCAGAGCAAAATGCTTTTAGGTGCACATCTCGCCGGCGCCGCCATCGAAAATTCCATGCTCGGCGCGGCGCACGCTTGTGCCAATCCGTTGACGGCGACTTACGGCATTGCCCACGGCATCGCCGTCGGGTTGATGCTGCCGCATGTGGTGCGATTCAATAGCGCAATCGTGAATGAAGATTATGCCGGCTTGCTCAAGGCGGCAGGGATTTCCGACATGCCACAAACCAGCGGGGAACGATTGATTGCGAGAATTGTTGAATTACAAACCGCCGCCGGATTGCCGCAACGGCTGCGCGAGTGCAACGTCGAAAAACACAGATTGCCGGAATTGGCCAAAGCCGCGGCGAGCCAATGGACCGCGAAATTCAATCCGCGGCCGGTGGCCGAAAAGGAACTGCTTGAACTTTATGCAGCGGTGTATTAA
- a CDS encoding cation:proton antiporter, with the protein MIKNNVFFSPEVTTSEAMLFTGAAMSITAFPMLARIIYERGLTGTTLGTLALAAGAMDDAAAWCILAIVLASFGGDLKIAVAAIGGGLLYAAVVLLIAKPLLRRLETIAQRQQGLSGSRFGFVLMLLMLGAWFTDYVGIYAVFGAFILGIAMPRGVVSRDLRRFLDPLTTNFLLPLFFIYSGLNTRLDLLVTPSLIQITLVVVLAACLGKGVACWAAARLSGENNLEAMAIGTLMNARGLMELILLNIGLQHGMITPTLFTIMVIMAIATTLMASPVFELVYRRLPAGEMKISPSMTSE; encoded by the coding sequence ATGATCAAGAACAACGTCTTCTTCTCTCCGGAAGTCACAACGTCTGAGGCGATGCTGTTTACCGGCGCGGCGATGTCCATCACCGCCTTTCCGATGTTGGCGCGCATCATCTACGAGCGCGGCTTGACCGGCACAACGCTGGGCACATTGGCGCTGGCAGCCGGTGCGATGGACGACGCCGCAGCGTGGTGCATTTTGGCGATCGTCCTGGCAAGTTTTGGCGGCGACCTAAAAATCGCTGTCGCTGCCATCGGTGGAGGCTTGCTGTATGCCGCCGTCGTGTTGTTGATAGCAAAACCGCTGCTGCGCCGGTTGGAAACCATCGCCCAGCGCCAGCAAGGGCTGAGCGGCTCGAGGTTTGGCTTCGTGCTGATGCTCTTGATGCTCGGCGCTTGGTTTACCGACTACGTCGGAATTTACGCCGTCTTCGGCGCTTTCATTCTCGGCATCGCCATGCCGCGCGGTGTGGTGTCGCGCGATTTGCGGCGTTTTCTTGATCCGCTCACCACCAATTTTCTGTTGCCGTTATTTTTCATTTACTCCGGCCTGAACACCCGGCTCGATTTGCTCGTCACGCCGTCGTTGATACAAATTACGCTCGTGGTCGTGCTCGCAGCTTGTTTGGGCAAAGGTGTGGCGTGTTGGGCGGCGGCGCGACTGAGCGGCGAGAATAATCTCGAAGCCATGGCCATCGGCACGCTGATGAACGCGCGCGGTTTGATGGAATTGATTCTGCTCAACATCGGACTCCAGCACGGCATGATTACGCCGACGTTGTTTACCATCATGGTGATCATGGCGATTGCAACGACGCTGATGGCCTCGCCGGTATTTGAATTGGTCTATCGAAGATTACCCGCAGGTGAAATGAAAATTTCGCCGTCGATGACCAGTGAGTAG
- a CDS encoding PQQ-binding-like beta-propeller repeat protein — MLILLSYAWLFGEQGDALSQTNNLANDWPIFRGNPQLTGVSNITLPQNLEPLWIFQASKGFESSAAVVNGVVYATSLDSNLYALDLGSGKLKWKYRATETKSSPSVSKGTVYFGDAAGAFHAVEAGTGKRQWIFQTDGEINSSANFADERVLFGSYDHHLYCLSARDGSLIWKVETEGYVHATPTIIGENVAVAGCDGYFRIIRLRDGAEIKKLEAGAYVAASAAALGHRAYVGTFGNNVLCLDLLSGKRVWEYDPPQRDFPFYSSAAVNDKIAVVGGRDKILHGLDPQTGKALWSFTTKSKIDSSPVIAGARAFFGATSGEIYALDLSNGKVVWQFETGSSIIASPAIADGKLVIGTLDGMLYCFGGK; from the coding sequence TTGCTAATCCTGTTGTCGTATGCTTGGCTGTTTGGCGAGCAAGGCGACGCCTTATCGCAAACCAACAATCTCGCGAACGACTGGCCGATCTTTCGCGGCAACCCCCAGCTCACCGGCGTGAGCAACATAACTTTGCCGCAAAATCTCGAGCCGTTGTGGATTTTTCAAGCCAGCAAGGGTTTTGAATCTTCCGCGGCTGTCGTCAATGGCGTTGTTTATGCGACCTCGTTGGATAGTAACCTTTATGCCCTCGACCTCGGCTCCGGAAAGTTAAAATGGAAATACCGCGCGACGGAAACGAAATCGTCGCCATCGGTATCTAAAGGAACAGTATACTTCGGCGACGCCGCAGGCGCGTTTCATGCCGTCGAAGCCGGCACCGGCAAACGCCAATGGATTTTCCAAACCGACGGCGAGATCAACTCCTCCGCGAATTTTGCGGATGAGCGTGTGCTCTTTGGCTCTTACGATCATCATCTGTATTGCCTTTCGGCTCGCGATGGTTCTTTGATATGGAAAGTCGAAACCGAAGGCTACGTGCATGCGACGCCGACGATCATTGGCGAGAATGTTGCGGTGGCGGGCTGCGATGGTTATTTCAGAATCATTCGCCTTCGCGACGGCGCCGAGATCAAAAAACTCGAAGCCGGCGCCTATGTTGCCGCCAGCGCCGCCGCGCTTGGCCATCGCGCTTATGTCGGCACCTTTGGCAACAACGTTTTGTGCCTCGATTTGCTCAGCGGCAAGCGGGTGTGGGAATATGATCCGCCGCAACGGGATTTTCCTTTTTATTCCTCCGCAGCGGTGAACGATAAAATCGCCGTCGTCGGTGGCCGCGACAAAATCTTGCACGGCCTCGACCCCCAAACCGGCAAAGCTTTATGGAGTTTCACCACGAAGTCGAAGATCGACTCCTCACCCGTCATCGCCGGCGCGCGTGCTTTCTTCGGCGCGACCAGCGGCGAGATTTACGCGCTGGATTTAAGTAACGGCAAAGTTGTCTGGCAATTCGAAACCGGTTCGTCCATCATCGCCTCGCCAGCCATTGCGGATGGGAAACTGGTCATCGGCACGCTGGATGGGATGTTGTATTGTTTTGGAGGTAAATAG
- a CDS encoding coproporphyrinogen III oxidase family protein codes for MTENLNIIHAEPATVAKHDWKETEVGSVFVSNYPPYSFWKPDYLPKAFEALNAKPRTDSPLGLYLHIPFCRKRCKFCYFRVYTDKNSSEIQAYLDAVTKEVQLYSALPAIKGRRLKFVYFGGGTPSYISAKHLQEFAKTLKAIIPWDGAEEITFECEPGTLSEPKLQMIREIGVTRLSLGIENFNDAILEENGRAHLSEEIFRVLPWIKALHFDQLNIDLIAGMVGERWETWRETVQKTIDIDPDSVTIYQMELPFNTVYSKSLLDGNNHVPVANWDTKRAWHAYAFEQLAAAGYEISSAYTMVRKNKNCRFVYRDAVWHGIDMMGTGVASFGHISGTHIQNVAGWNEYLDALNAGKLPLSRAFPTTTKERLTREMILQLKMGKIKPEYFARKYDADILKIFSSQFEMLRHEGMLDFTRDEVALTQQGFLRVDQLLPTFYDQKYRNGRYT; via the coding sequence ATGACCGAAAATCTCAACATCATCCACGCCGAGCCCGCCACCGTCGCCAAGCATGATTGGAAGGAAACCGAAGTCGGCAGCGTTTTTGTCTCCAATTATCCGCCGTATTCGTTCTGGAAACCCGACTATTTGCCAAAGGCGTTCGAGGCGCTCAACGCGAAGCCGCGGACCGACTCGCCGCTCGGACTTTATCTGCACATCCCGTTTTGCCGCAAGCGCTGCAAGTTTTGCTACTTTCGCGTTTATACCGACAAAAACAGCAGCGAGATTCAAGCTTATCTCGATGCGGTCACCAAAGAAGTGCAACTTTACAGCGCGTTGCCGGCGATCAAAGGCCGGCGGCTGAAGTTCGTCTATTTCGGCGGCGGCACGCCGTCTTACATCAGCGCCAAACATTTGCAGGAATTCGCCAAAACGTTGAAAGCGATAATACCCTGGGATGGCGCTGAAGAAATTACTTTTGAATGCGAGCCAGGCACACTTTCAGAACCCAAATTGCAAATGATCCGCGAAATCGGCGTGACGCGCTTGAGCCTGGGCATCGAAAATTTCAACGACGCGATTTTGGAGGAGAACGGCCGCGCCCATCTTTCGGAGGAAATCTTTCGCGTGCTCCCGTGGATCAAAGCGCTGCACTTCGACCAGCTCAACATCGACTTGATCGCGGGCATGGTCGGCGAGAGGTGGGAAACCTGGCGCGAGACGGTGCAGAAGACCATCGATATCGATCCGGACAGCGTGACGATTTATCAAATGGAACTGCCATTCAATACCGTTTATTCAAAATCCCTCCTCGACGGCAATAATCACGTGCCGGTGGCGAATTGGGACACCAAACGCGCCTGGCATGCGTATGCGTTCGAGCAGCTTGCGGCAGCGGGATATGAAATCTCCAGCGCCTACACGATGGTGAGGAAAAATAAAAACTGCAGGTTCGTTTATCGCGATGCAGTTTGGCACGGCATCGATATGATGGGTACCGGCGTGGCGTCATTCGGCCATATCAGCGGCACGCACATCCAAAATGTCGCCGGTTGGAATGAGTATCTCGACGCGCTCAACGCCGGCAAGCTGCCGCTCAGCCGCGCTTTCCCAACGACGACGAAGGAGCGTCTGACGCGCGAGATGATTTTGCAATTGAAAATGGGCAAAATCAAACCCGAATATTTTGCGCGCAAATACGACGCCGATATTTTGAAGATATTCAGCTCGCAATTTGAGATGCTCCGCCATGAGGGCATGCTCGATTTCACCCGCGACGAAGTGGCACTGACCCAGCAGGGCTTTCTGCGCGTCGACCAGTTGCTGCCGACATTTTACGATCAAAAATATCGCAACGGGCGATATACGTAA